GAAGACGGCGACGCCAAAGAGCAGTCCCCAGAGGACGCCGCCGCCGACGCTGACGGCCGCCGTCGTGAGTCCGGAGACGACCGGTCCTCCTCCGTGACTATGTCCAGATTCGAACGTCTCGAGGCCGGCGGTGAACGCGTTCCCGACCGTCGCGAGAAAGAGCCCGTAGACGAGGCCCCCGGCCACGCCGGCGAGCGCGCCCCGTTCGAGAAGACCTCGCGACATCAGTGACAGGTGACGCCTGCACCGTGTCGGAAGTTGTGCAGCGCGTCGTGAACCAGCGGGTCCTGGACGAACAGGAGCGTGAAGCCGAGCGCGGCCACGAACGCCAGCGCGAGCGCCAGCTGCGTGCCCGAGAGCGTACCGGCGGCGAGTTCGATGCGGCCACGGACGGTGTCGGTGTCTGTCTGCATTGAAATCTAACTTGTACTATTACAAAGTTAGTTTGTAAACCTTCCGGCTACGACCTGTCTCACTCGCCGGCCAGCGTGTCGATTCGCTCCGCGGTCAGGGCGTCCAGTGAGACGACTGTCGCCGCAGTCTCGTCGGCCACGACGCCGACGAGTCCCGCACGCGTTCCCGCCCCCGCGTCGACGACGACGGTCCGGTCGGCCACCGACCCGAGTCGTCGTGCGGCCTCCCGCGTGGCCGCTACCGGACTCCCGGACGCGGTGTTCGCCCGTCCGTCTGTGACGACCACGGCGATGCCGGCGTCGGGGTCGGTTCGAGCCAATACGTCGTGTGCGGCGGCAAGGCCGGCCGGGAGCGGCGTCCGGTCGCCGGTCGGCAGGTCCTTGAGGTGGCGAGCGGCCCGCGAGACGCTGTCGGTCGGTGGCAACACCACGTCCGCGTCCTCGCCCGCGAACGTGACGACCGACACCTCGTCGCGGGCCTGATAGGCGTCTTCGAGCAGTTCGAGGACGGTTCCTTTCGCCGCTCGCATCGCCGGGCGCATCGACGCGCTGGCGTCCAGTGCGAACACGACCAGCGTCTCGGCGTCGCTGACGCGGACCGACTGTCGGAGGTCGCGCGCGTCGACGCGGCCGCGGCCCCGTCTCGCGGCTGCCCGAACCGACGCGGCCGCGTCGACCTCGTCGCCGGGACCGGCGCGCTGCGTCCGGACTGTCGCTCCTCGAGCCGTGCCCGTCGCCTCTGCTCGTCCGCTGGCGGCGTCACTGTCGGTGTCGACGGCCGGCGCCCCTACCTCCGGTGCAGTGCTGTCGCCGACCGCGACGCTGGACTGCCCGGGGAG
The DNA window shown above is from Haloarcula halobia and carries:
- a CDS encoding CbtB domain-containing protein produces the protein MQTDTDTVRGRIELAAGTLSGTQLALALAFVAALGFTLLFVQDPLVHDALHNFRHGAGVTCH